The Ahaetulla prasina isolate Xishuangbanna chromosome 3, ASM2864084v1, whole genome shotgun sequence genome window below encodes:
- the FUBP1 gene encoding far upstream element-binding protein 1 isoform X6, with protein sequence MSDYSTVPPPSSGAPGGGGGGGGAVNDAFKDALQRARQIAAKIGNESGTSVNSNDYSYGGQKRPLEDGDGSWTSPSSTTHWEGMPSPFKDQPEPKKVAPPNNDSFGNQLPPMHQQQRSVMTEEYKVPDGMVGFIIGRGGEQISRIQQESGCKIQIAPDSGGLPERSCMLTGTPESVQSAKRLLDQIVEKGRPTPGFHHGDGPGNAVQEIMIPASKAGLVIGKGGETIKQLQERAGVKMVMIQDGPQNTGADKPLRITGDPYKVQQAKEMVLDLIRDQGGFREVRNEYGSRIGGNEGLDVPIPRFAVGIVIGRNGEMIKKIQNDAGVRIQFKPDDGTTPDRIAQITGPPDRCQHAAEIITDLLRSVQAGNPGGPGPGGRGRGRGQGNWNMGPPGGLQEFNFIVPTGKTGLIIGKGGETIKSISQQSGARIELQRNPPPNADPNMKLFTIRGTPQQIDYARQLIEEKIGGPVNPLGPPVPHGPHGVVPGPHGPPGPPPGAPMGPYNPAPYTPGPPGPAPHGPPAPYAPQGWGNAYPHWQPPNPPDPGKPADPNSAAWAAYYAHYYQQQAQPPPAAPPSAPPATQTNGQGDQPNPAPAGQVDYTKAWEEYYKKMGQQGQPQDYSKAWEEYYKKQGQAVPAPTGAPPTGQPDYSAAWAEYYRQQAAYYAQTSPQGMPQHPPAPQC encoded by the exons ATGTCGGATTATTCTACGGTGCCCCCTCCTTCTTCGGGAGCACCcggaggaggcggcggaggcggcggggCAGTCAATGATGCTTTTAAAGACGCGCTGCAACGGGCTAGGCAG ATTGCAGCAAAAATTGGAAATGAATCAGGGACATCTGTGAATTCAAATGATTACAGTTATGGGGGACAAAAAAGACCTCTTGAAGATGGAG ATGGCTCTTGGACAAGTCCGAGCAGTACAACACACTGGGAGGGAATGCCCTCTCCTTTTAAAG ATCAACCAGAACCTAAGAAAGTTGCTCCCCCAAACAATGATT CTTTTGGAAATCAGTTACCACCCATGCATCAGCAACAGAG GTCTGTAATGACAGAAGAATACAAAGTTCCAGATGGAATGGTTGGATTCA TAATTGGCAGAGGGGGAGAACAGATATCTCGTATACAGCAAGAATCTGGATGTAAAATACAGATTGCACCTG ATAGTGGTGGGCTTCCTGAAAGATCTTGCATGTTGACTGGAACACCTGAATCAGTACA atctGCAAAGAGATTGCTCGACCAGATAGTTGAAAAAGGAAGACCTACACCAGGTTTCCATCATGGTGACGGCCCAGGAAATGCTGTCCAGGAAATCATGATTCCAGCTAGTAAAGCAGGATTAGTTATTGGAAAGGGTGGAGAAACTATAAAGCAGCTTCAA gaGCGTGCAGGTGTTAAAATGGTGATGATTCAAGATGGACCACAGAACACTGGAGCAGATAAGCCTCTTAGGATCACAGGAGATCCTTACAAAGTCCAA CAAGCAAAGGAAATGGTTTTAGATCTAATTCGTGATCAAGGTGGCTTCAGAGAGGTACGAAATGAATATGGATCAAGAATAGGAGGCAATGAAGGATTAGAT GTACCAATACCACGGTTTGCAGTTGGTATTGTAATTGGAAGAAATGgtgaaatgattaaaaaaatacagaatgatGCTGGTGTAAGGATTCAATTTAAACCAG ATGATGGAACAACACCCGATAGAATAGCACAGATCACAGGACCACCAGACAGATGTCAGCATGCAGCTGAAATTATTACAGATCTTCTTCGAAGTGTTCAG GCTGGCAATCCTGGAGGTCCAGGGCCTGGTGGTCGTGGTAGAGGAAGAGGTCAGGGAAATTGGAATATGGGACCACCTGGTGGACTGCaagaatttaattttattgttcCCACTGGAAAAACGGGATTAATCATTGGGAAAG GTGGTGAGACTATCAAGAGCATTAGTCAGCAATCTGGTGCAAGGATAGAACTTCAGAGAAATCCTCCACCAAATGCAGATCCCAACATGAAATTATTTACTATTCGAGGGACACCACAACAGATTGATTATGCTCGGCAGCTCATAGAAGAAAAGATTGGA GGTCCAGTAAATCCTTTGGGGCCCCCTGTGCCTCATGGACCTCATGGTGTTGTTCCTGGGCCACATGGACCCCCTGGGCCACCTCCTGGGGCTCCAATGGGACCTTACAATCCAGCTCCTTATACCCCTGGCCCTCCTGGTCCTGCACCTCA TGGACCTCCAGCACCATATGCTCCACAAGGATGGGGTAATGCATATCCACATTGGCAACCACCAAATCCCCCAGACCCTG GTAAGCCAGCAGATCCTAATTCAGCAGCATGGGCAGCCTATTACGCCCACTACTATCAACAGCAAGCACAGCCACCCCCTGCAGCTCCACCTAGTGCACCACCTGCCACTCAGACTAATGGACAAG GAGATCAACCAAATCCAGCACCAGCAGGGCAGGTAGATTATACCAAGGCTTgggaagaatactataaaaaAATGG GTCAACAAGGGCAGCCACAAGATTATTCAAAGGCTTGGGAGGAATATTACAAGAAGCAAG GTCAAGCTGTTCCAGCTCCAACTGGAGCCCCACCGACAGGTCAGCCAGATTACAGTGCAGCATGGGCTGAGTACTATCGACAGCAGGCAGCTTATTATGCCCAGACAAGTCCACAAGGAATGCCACAGCATCCTCCAGCACCACAG TGCTGA
- the FUBP1 gene encoding far upstream element-binding protein 1 isoform X4, giving the protein MSDYSTVPPPSSGAPGGGGGGGGAVNDAFKDALQRARQIAAKIGNESGTSVNSNDYSYGGQKRPLEDGDQPEPKKVAPPNNDSFGNQLPPMHQQQRSVMTEEYKVPDGMVGFIIGRGGEQISRIQQESGCKIQIAPDSGGLPERSCMLTGTPESVQSAKRLLDQIVEKGRPTPGFHHGDGPGNAVQEIMIPASKAGLVIGKGGETIKQLQERAGVKMVMIQDGPQNTGADKPLRITGDPYKVQQAKEMVLDLIRDQGGFREVRNEYGSRIGGNEGLDVPIPRFAVGIVIGRNGEMIKKIQNDAGVRIQFKPDDGTTPDRIAQITGPPDRCQHAAEIITDLLRSVQAGNPGGPGPGGRGRGRGQGNWNMGPPGGLQEFNFIVPTGKTGLIIGKGGETIKSISQQSGARIELQRNPPPNADPNMKLFTIRGTPQQIDYARQLIEEKIGGPVNPLGPPVPHGPHGVVPGPHGPPGPPPGAPMGPYNPAPYTPGPPGPAPHGPPAPYAPQGWGNAYPHWQPPNPPDPGKPADPNSAAWAAYYAHYYQQQAQPPPAAPPSAPPATQTNGQGDQPNPAPAGQVDYTKAWEEYYKKMGQQGQPQDYSKAWEEYYKKQGQAVPAPTGAPPTGQPDYSAAWAEYYRQQAAYYAQTSPQGMPQHPPAPQCLPRSSTLGSAAKSTGKHNLRKCINTYFSISMLSL; this is encoded by the exons ATGTCGGATTATTCTACGGTGCCCCCTCCTTCTTCGGGAGCACCcggaggaggcggcggaggcggcggggCAGTCAATGATGCTTTTAAAGACGCGCTGCAACGGGCTAGGCAG ATTGCAGCAAAAATTGGAAATGAATCAGGGACATCTGTGAATTCAAATGATTACAGTTATGGGGGACAAAAAAGACCTCTTGAAGATGGAG ATCAACCAGAACCTAAGAAAGTTGCTCCCCCAAACAATGATT CTTTTGGAAATCAGTTACCACCCATGCATCAGCAACAGAG GTCTGTAATGACAGAAGAATACAAAGTTCCAGATGGAATGGTTGGATTCA TAATTGGCAGAGGGGGAGAACAGATATCTCGTATACAGCAAGAATCTGGATGTAAAATACAGATTGCACCTG ATAGTGGTGGGCTTCCTGAAAGATCTTGCATGTTGACTGGAACACCTGAATCAGTACA atctGCAAAGAGATTGCTCGACCAGATAGTTGAAAAAGGAAGACCTACACCAGGTTTCCATCATGGTGACGGCCCAGGAAATGCTGTCCAGGAAATCATGATTCCAGCTAGTAAAGCAGGATTAGTTATTGGAAAGGGTGGAGAAACTATAAAGCAGCTTCAA gaGCGTGCAGGTGTTAAAATGGTGATGATTCAAGATGGACCACAGAACACTGGAGCAGATAAGCCTCTTAGGATCACAGGAGATCCTTACAAAGTCCAA CAAGCAAAGGAAATGGTTTTAGATCTAATTCGTGATCAAGGTGGCTTCAGAGAGGTACGAAATGAATATGGATCAAGAATAGGAGGCAATGAAGGATTAGAT GTACCAATACCACGGTTTGCAGTTGGTATTGTAATTGGAAGAAATGgtgaaatgattaaaaaaatacagaatgatGCTGGTGTAAGGATTCAATTTAAACCAG ATGATGGAACAACACCCGATAGAATAGCACAGATCACAGGACCACCAGACAGATGTCAGCATGCAGCTGAAATTATTACAGATCTTCTTCGAAGTGTTCAG GCTGGCAATCCTGGAGGTCCAGGGCCTGGTGGTCGTGGTAGAGGAAGAGGTCAGGGAAATTGGAATATGGGACCACCTGGTGGACTGCaagaatttaattttattgttcCCACTGGAAAAACGGGATTAATCATTGGGAAAG GTGGTGAGACTATCAAGAGCATTAGTCAGCAATCTGGTGCAAGGATAGAACTTCAGAGAAATCCTCCACCAAATGCAGATCCCAACATGAAATTATTTACTATTCGAGGGACACCACAACAGATTGATTATGCTCGGCAGCTCATAGAAGAAAAGATTGGA GGTCCAGTAAATCCTTTGGGGCCCCCTGTGCCTCATGGACCTCATGGTGTTGTTCCTGGGCCACATGGACCCCCTGGGCCACCTCCTGGGGCTCCAATGGGACCTTACAATCCAGCTCCTTATACCCCTGGCCCTCCTGGTCCTGCACCTCA TGGACCTCCAGCACCATATGCTCCACAAGGATGGGGTAATGCATATCCACATTGGCAACCACCAAATCCCCCAGACCCTG GTAAGCCAGCAGATCCTAATTCAGCAGCATGGGCAGCCTATTACGCCCACTACTATCAACAGCAAGCACAGCCACCCCCTGCAGCTCCACCTAGTGCACCACCTGCCACTCAGACTAATGGACAAG GAGATCAACCAAATCCAGCACCAGCAGGGCAGGTAGATTATACCAAGGCTTgggaagaatactataaaaaAATGG GTCAACAAGGGCAGCCACAAGATTATTCAAAGGCTTGGGAGGAATATTACAAGAAGCAAG GTCAAGCTGTTCCAGCTCCAACTGGAGCCCCACCGACAGGTCAGCCAGATTACAGTGCAGCATGGGCTGAGTACTATCGACAGCAGGCAGCTTATTATGCCCAGACAAGTCCACAAGGAATGCCACAGCATCCTCCAGCACCACAG TGCCTTCCCAGATCTTCCACCTTAGGTTCTGCTGCAAAAAGCACAGGTAAGCACAACCTAAGGAAGTGTATAAATACATATTTCAGTATATCAATGTTGTCCCTGTGA